The Chryseobacterium oranimense genome contains the following window.
TTTTAAAAAATAACTTAAACATTACAGCTCCTGAAACATTTATTGAAAATTATAGCCAGGATAATGAAATCAATTTCAATAAGGGAGATCTCAATGCTATCCTTTATAAAAGGTTAGGCAGCTACAGTGAACCTAAGTGGGTTGAGAATTTAAAAAATAAAATTGTTGGGAATTTTGTTAGTGATTTCCCGTCTAACCAAAGTTCAGGTGTAACTTTATTCATTGAAGTACAAAATAGAATTTTTGCAATTAATTTTGGAACGTTGGGACGTTTCAATATAAATAAGAATGTGATAGAGAAAACATTTGGAATTTATACAGCTAATAAACTATTAAACAATGATTTAACAGCAACGATAAAAAGTGCTCACAGTCGGGTAAATGAAACAAATCCCGTTAATAAGCAACGTCAATACGGGGCAGATATATCGAATAATCAACTTTTCCTTTCAATGGAAGATAATGAAGCTCTTAAAGAACTAGCTGTAATTAGTTATGCATCAGAAGATTTTTCAAGAATGATTGGTAAATATAGTTCGTTAAATGTTCAATTTCTTTTTAATAATACTGAAATACCTTGCTTTCAATATCTTCAACCAAAATTAAGCAGGCTTTTAGATATCTATAATTCTGTTTCCCCTGATGATATTAAAAAACTATTCAAGGGAATTTATCCTCTTAATAGTACGGAAGCAGAGGCTTTGAATGAACAATTACCTGACAAATTAATTATGTCAACCGACACATTTTTTTTGTTTGAACCTGAAATAGATTATGATCTTAGCCTTGTTGCAGCGATTAAAATCGAAGATGAGTTTTACGATGAATTATCTCTATCTGCTTATCTCATCAAAAATCCTCAACCTAGTTTTGAAAACCTCATTGAAGACAAGATTTTTTTTCTAAATGAAGATGATGGTATAATTAAGGAATGGTCTGTTCTGGAATGTTTGTATGGAGAAATTGAAGAAAATAATACAAATTATATCTTATCTGCTGGTGAATGGTTCGAAGTTTCTAAAGATAAATATGATCGTATTAGCCATGCAGTTGATGAGATAATTGATACTGATTTTGTTAT
Protein-coding sequences here:
- a CDS encoding DUF6119 family protein; translated protein: MAKKKIKLNAVLLKNNLNITAPETFIENYSQDNEINFNKGDLNAILYKRLGSYSEPKWVENLKNKIVGNFVSDFPSNQSSGVTLFIEVQNRIFAINFGTLGRFNINKNVIEKTFGIYTANKLLNNDLTATIKSAHSRVNETNPVNKQRQYGADISNNQLFLSMEDNEALKELAVISYASEDFSRMIGKYSSLNVQFLFNNTEIPCFQYLQPKLSRLLDIYNSVSPDDIKKLFKGIYPLNSTEAEALNEQLPDKLIMSTDTFFLFEPEIDYDLSLVAAIKIEDEFYDELSLSAYLIKNPQPSFENLIEDKIFFLNEDDGIIKEWSVLECLYGEIEENNTNYILSAGEWFEVSKDKYDRISHAVDEIIDTDFVIPDDIKENIKEAIEQAVTQNPNQNINKENIFNTHLSNHIHGYLFDEAAKQINLYEDRFEVCDVLHQNSFFHVKYNYGASALSHLFNQGYVSAKSYAEFTSKYAEAVNVHIPDVTNHLSPQPDNVTVHYLILNEKSQDRLTFFSKMALEDKIRTLQAMRFNVNLTWVRDMY